The proteins below are encoded in one region of Pan paniscus chromosome 4, NHGRI_mPanPan1-v2.0_pri, whole genome shotgun sequence:
- the PPARGC1B gene encoding peroxisome proliferator-activated receptor gamma coactivator 1-beta isoform X2 translates to MAGNDCGALLDEELSSFFLNYLADTQGGGSGEEQLYADFPELDLSQLDASDFDSATCFGELQWCPENSETEPNQYSPDDSELFQIDSENEALLAELTKTLDDIPEDDVGLAAFPALDGGDALSCTSASPAPSSAPPSPAPEKPSAPAPEVDELSLLQKLLLATSYPTSSSDTQKEGTAWRQAGLRSKSQRPCVKADSTQDKKAPVTQSQSRSCTELHKHLTSAQCCLQDRGLQPPCLQSPRLPAKEDKEPGEDCPSPQPAPASPRDSLALGRADPGAPVSQEDMQAMVQLIRYMHTYCLPQRKLPPQTPEPLPKACSNPSQQVRSRPWSRHHSKASWAEFSILRELLAQDVLCDVSKPYRLATPVYASLTPRSRPRPPKDSQASPGRPSSVEEVRIAASPKSTGPRPSLRPLRLEVKREVRRPARLQQQEEEDEEEEEEEEEEEKEEEEEWGRKRPGRGLPWTKLGRKLESSVCPVRRSRRLNPELGPWLTFADEPLVPSEPQGALPSLCLAPKAYDVERELGSPTDEDSGQDQQLLRGPQIPALESPCESGCGDMDEDPSCPQLPPRDSPRCLMLALSQSDPTFGKKSFEQTLTVELCGTAGLTPPTTPPYKPTEEDPFKPDIKHSLGKEIALSLPSPEGLSLKATPGAAHKLPKKHPERSELLSHLRHATAQPASQAGRKRPFSCSFGDHDYCQVLRPEGVLQRKVLRSWEPSGVHLEDWPQQDAPRAEAQAPGREEDRSCDAGAPPKDSTLLRDHEIRASLTKHFGLLETALEEEDLASCKSPEYDTVFEDSSSSSGESSFLPEEEEEEGEEEEEDNEEEDSGVSPTCSDHCPYQSPPSKANRQLCSRSRSSSGSSPCHSWSPATRRNFRCESRGPCSDRTPSIRHARKRREKAIGEGRVVYIQNLSSDMSSRELKRRFEVFGEIEECEVLTRNRRGEKYGFITYRCSEHAALSLTKGAALRKRNEPSFQLSYGGLRHFCWPRYTDYDSNSEEALPASGKSKYEAMDFDSLLKEAQQSLH, encoded by the exons GGTGGAGGGTCCGGGGAGGAGCAACTCTATGCTGACTTTCCAGAACTCGACCTCTCCCAGCTGGATGCCAGCGACTTTGACTCGGCCACCTGCTTTGGGGAGCTGCAGTGGTGCCCAGAGAACTCAGAGACTGAACCCAACCAGTACAGCCCCGATGACTCCGAGCTCTTCCAG ATTGACAGTGAGAATGAGGCCCTCCTGGCAGAGCTCACCAAGACCCTGGATGACATCCCTGAAGATGACGTGGGTCTGGCTGCCTTCCCAGCCCTGGATGGTGGAGACGCTCTATCATGCACCTCAGCTTCGCCTGCCCCCTCATCTGCaccccccagccctgccccggAGAAGCCCTCGGCCCCAGCCCCTGAGGTAGACGAGCTCTCACTG CTGCAGAAGCTCCTCCTGGCCACATCCTACCCAACATCAAGCTCTGACACCCAGAAGGAAGGGACCGCCTGGCGCCAGGCAGGCCTCAGATCTAAAAGTCAACGGCCTTGTGTTAAG gCGGACAGCACCCAAGACAAGAAGGCTCCCGTGACGCAGTCTCAGAGCCGAAGTTGTACAGAACTACATAAGCACCTCACCTCGGCACAGTGCTGCTTGCAGGATCGGGGTCTGCAGCCACCATGCCTCCAGAGTCCCCGGCTCCCTGCCAAGGAGGACAAGGAGCCGGGTGAGGACTGCCCGAGCCCCCAGCCAGCTCCAGCCTCTCCCCGGGACTCCCTAGCTCTGGGCAGGGCAGACCCCGGTGCCCCGGTTTCCCAGGAAGACATGCAGGCGATGGTGCAACTCATACGCTACATGCACACCTACTGCCTCCCCCAGAGGAAGCTGCCCCCACAGACCCCTGAGCCACTCCCCAAGGCCTGCAGCAACCCCTCCCAGCAGGTCAGATCCCGGCCCTGGTCCCGGCACCACTCCAAAGCCTCCTGGGCTGAGTTCTCCATTCTGAGGGAACTTCTGGCTCAAGACGTGCTCTGTGATGTCAGCAAACCCTACCGTCTGGCCACGCCTGTTTATGCCTCCCTCACACCTCGGTCAAGGCCCAGGCCCCCCAAAGACAGTCAGGCCTCCCCTGGTCGCCCATCCTCGGTGGAGGAGGTAAGGATCGCAGCTTCACCCAAGAGCACCGGGCCCAGACCAAGCCTGCGCCCACTGCGGCTGGAGGTGAAAAGGGAGGTCCGCCGGCCTGCCAGActgcagcagcaggaggaggaagacgaggaagaagaggaggaggaagaggaagaagaaaaagaggaggaggaggagtggggcaGGAAAAGGCCAGGCCGAGGCCTGCCATGGACGAAGCTGGGGAGGAAGCTGGAGAGCTCTGTGTGCCCCGTGCGGCGTTCTCGGAGACTGAACCCTGAGCTGGGCCCCTGGCTGACATTTGCAGATGAGCCGCTGGTCCCCTCGGAGCCCCAAGGTGCTCTGccctcactgtgcctggctcccaAGGCCTACGATGTAGAGCGGGAGCTAGGCAGCCCCACGGACGAGGACAGTGGCCAAGACCAGCAGCTCCTACGGGGACCCCAGATCCCTGCCCTGGAGAGCCCCTGTGAGAGTGggtgtggggacatggatgaggaCCCCAGCTGCCCGCAGCTCCCTCCCAGAG aCTCTCCCAGGTGCCTCATGCTGGCCTTGTCACAAAG CGACCCAACTTTTGGCAAGAAGAGCTTTGAGCAGACCTTGACAGTGGAGCTCTGTGGCACAGCAG GACTCACCCCACCCACCACACCACCGTACAAGCCCACAGAGGAGGATCCCTTCAAACCGGACATCAAGCATAGTCTAGGCAAAGAAATAGCtctcagcctcccctcccctgAGGGCCTCTCACTCAAGGCCACCCCAGGGGCTGCCCACAAGCTGCCAAAGAAGCACCCGGAGCGGAGTGAGCTCCTGTCCCACCTGCGACATGCCACAGCCCAGCCAGCCTCCCAGGCTGGCCGGAAGCGTCCCTTCTCCTGTTCCTTTGGAGACCATGACTACTGCCAGGTGCTCCGACCAGAAGGCGTCCTGCAAAGGAAGGTGCTGAGGTCCTGGGAGCCGTCTGGGGTTCACCTTGAGGACTGGCCCCAGCAGGATGCCCCTCGGGCTGAGGCACAGGCCCCTGGCAGGGAGGAAGACAGAAGCTGTGATGCTGGCGCCCCACCCAAGGACAGCACGCTGCTGAGAGACCATGAGATCCGTGCCAGCCTCACCAAACACTTTGGGCTGCTGGAGACCGCCCTGGAGGAGGAAGACCTGGCCTCCTGCAAGAGCCCTGAGTATGACACTGTCTTTgaagacagcagcagcagcagcggcgagAGCAGCTTCCtcccagaggaggaagaggaagaaggggaggaggaggaggaggacaatgAAGAAGAGGACTCAGGGGTCAGCCCCACTTGCTCCGACCACTGTCCCTACCAGAGCCCACCAAGCAAGGCCAACCGGCAGCTCTGTTCCCGCAGCCGCTCAAGCTCTGGCTCTTCACCCTGCCACTCCTGGTCACCAGCCACTCGAAGGAACTTCAG ATGTGAGAGCAGAGGGCCGTGTTCAGACAGAACGCCAAGCATCCGGCACGCCAGGAAGCGGCGGGAAAAGGCCATT GGTGAAGGCCGCGTGGTGTACATTCAAAATCTCTCCAGCGACATGAGCTCCCGAGAGCTGAAGAGGCGCTTTGAAGTGTTTGGTGAGATTGAGGAGTGCGAGGTGCTGACGAGAAATAGGAG AGGCGAGAAGTACGGCTTCATCACCTACCGGTGTTCTGAGCACGCGGCCCTCTCTTTGACAAAGGGCGCTGCCCTGAGGAAGCGCAACGAGCCCTCCTTCCAGCTGAGCTACGGAGGGCTCCGGCACTTCTGCTGGCCCAGATACACTGACTACG ATTCCAATTCAGAAGAGGCCCTTCCTGCGTCAGGGAAAAGCAAGTATGAAGCCATGGATTTTGACAGCTTACTGAAAGAGGCCCAGCAGAGCCTGCATTGA
- the PPARGC1B gene encoding peroxisome proliferator-activated receptor gamma coactivator 1-beta isoform X4, translating to MAGNDCGALLDEELSSFFLNYLADTQGGGSGEEQLYADFPELDLSQLDASDFDSATCFGELQWCPENSETEPNQYSPDDSELFQIDSENEALLAELTKTLDDIPEDDVGLAAFPALDGGDALSCTSASPAPSSAPPSPAPEKPSAPAPEVDELSLLQKLLLATSYPTSSSDTQKEGTAWRQAGLRSKSQRPCVKADSTQDKKAPVTQSQSRSCTELHKHLTSAQCCLQDRGLQPPCLQSPRLPAKEDKEPGEDCPSPQPAPASPRDSLALGRADPGAPVSQEDMQAMVQLIRYMHTYCLPQRKLPPQTPEPLPKACSNPSQQVRSRPWSRHHSKASWAEFSILRELLAQDVLCDVSKPYRLATPVYASLTPRSRPRPPKDSQASPGRPSSVEEVRIAASPKSTGPRPSLRPLRLEVKREVRRPARLQQQEEEDEEEEEEEEEEEKEEEEEWGRKRPGRGLPWTKLGRKLESSVCPVRRSRRLNPELGPWLTFADEPLVPSEPQDSPRCLMLALSQSDPTFGKKSFEQTLTVELCGTAGLTPPTTPPYKPTEEDPFKPDIKHSLGKEIALSLPSPEGLSLKATPGAAHKLPKKHPERSELLSHLRHATAQPASQAGRKRPFSCSFGDHDYCQVLRPEGVLQRKVLRSWEPSGVHLEDWPQQDAPRAEAQAPGREEDRSCDAGAPPKDSTLLRDHEIRASLTKHFGLLETALEEEDLASCKSPEYDTVFEDSSSSSGESSFLPEEEEEEGEEEEEDNEEEDSGVSPTCSDHCPYQSPPSKANRQLCSRSRSSSGSSPCHSWSPATRRNFRCESRGPCSDRTPSIRHARKRREKAIGEGRVVYIQNLSSDMSSRELKRRFEVFGEIEECEVLTRNRRGEKYGFITYRCSEHAALSLTKGAALRKRNEPSFQLSYGGLRHFCWPRYTDYDSNSEEALPASGKSKYEAMDFDSLLKEAQQSLH from the exons GGTGGAGGGTCCGGGGAGGAGCAACTCTATGCTGACTTTCCAGAACTCGACCTCTCCCAGCTGGATGCCAGCGACTTTGACTCGGCCACCTGCTTTGGGGAGCTGCAGTGGTGCCCAGAGAACTCAGAGACTGAACCCAACCAGTACAGCCCCGATGACTCCGAGCTCTTCCAG ATTGACAGTGAGAATGAGGCCCTCCTGGCAGAGCTCACCAAGACCCTGGATGACATCCCTGAAGATGACGTGGGTCTGGCTGCCTTCCCAGCCCTGGATGGTGGAGACGCTCTATCATGCACCTCAGCTTCGCCTGCCCCCTCATCTGCaccccccagccctgccccggAGAAGCCCTCGGCCCCAGCCCCTGAGGTAGACGAGCTCTCACTG CTGCAGAAGCTCCTCCTGGCCACATCCTACCCAACATCAAGCTCTGACACCCAGAAGGAAGGGACCGCCTGGCGCCAGGCAGGCCTCAGATCTAAAAGTCAACGGCCTTGTGTTAAG gCGGACAGCACCCAAGACAAGAAGGCTCCCGTGACGCAGTCTCAGAGCCGAAGTTGTACAGAACTACATAAGCACCTCACCTCGGCACAGTGCTGCTTGCAGGATCGGGGTCTGCAGCCACCATGCCTCCAGAGTCCCCGGCTCCCTGCCAAGGAGGACAAGGAGCCGGGTGAGGACTGCCCGAGCCCCCAGCCAGCTCCAGCCTCTCCCCGGGACTCCCTAGCTCTGGGCAGGGCAGACCCCGGTGCCCCGGTTTCCCAGGAAGACATGCAGGCGATGGTGCAACTCATACGCTACATGCACACCTACTGCCTCCCCCAGAGGAAGCTGCCCCCACAGACCCCTGAGCCACTCCCCAAGGCCTGCAGCAACCCCTCCCAGCAGGTCAGATCCCGGCCCTGGTCCCGGCACCACTCCAAAGCCTCCTGGGCTGAGTTCTCCATTCTGAGGGAACTTCTGGCTCAAGACGTGCTCTGTGATGTCAGCAAACCCTACCGTCTGGCCACGCCTGTTTATGCCTCCCTCACACCTCGGTCAAGGCCCAGGCCCCCCAAAGACAGTCAGGCCTCCCCTGGTCGCCCATCCTCGGTGGAGGAGGTAAGGATCGCAGCTTCACCCAAGAGCACCGGGCCCAGACCAAGCCTGCGCCCACTGCGGCTGGAGGTGAAAAGGGAGGTCCGCCGGCCTGCCAGActgcagcagcaggaggaggaagacgaggaagaagaggaggaggaagaggaagaagaaaaagaggaggaggaggagtggggcaGGAAAAGGCCAGGCCGAGGCCTGCCATGGACGAAGCTGGGGAGGAAGCTGGAGAGCTCTGTGTGCCCCGTGCGGCGTTCTCGGAGACTGAACCCTGAGCTGGGCCCCTGGCTGACATTTGCAGATGAGCCGCTGGTCCCCTCGGAGCCCCAAG aCTCTCCCAGGTGCCTCATGCTGGCCTTGTCACAAAG CGACCCAACTTTTGGCAAGAAGAGCTTTGAGCAGACCTTGACAGTGGAGCTCTGTGGCACAGCAG GACTCACCCCACCCACCACACCACCGTACAAGCCCACAGAGGAGGATCCCTTCAAACCGGACATCAAGCATAGTCTAGGCAAAGAAATAGCtctcagcctcccctcccctgAGGGCCTCTCACTCAAGGCCACCCCAGGGGCTGCCCACAAGCTGCCAAAGAAGCACCCGGAGCGGAGTGAGCTCCTGTCCCACCTGCGACATGCCACAGCCCAGCCAGCCTCCCAGGCTGGCCGGAAGCGTCCCTTCTCCTGTTCCTTTGGAGACCATGACTACTGCCAGGTGCTCCGACCAGAAGGCGTCCTGCAAAGGAAGGTGCTGAGGTCCTGGGAGCCGTCTGGGGTTCACCTTGAGGACTGGCCCCAGCAGGATGCCCCTCGGGCTGAGGCACAGGCCCCTGGCAGGGAGGAAGACAGAAGCTGTGATGCTGGCGCCCCACCCAAGGACAGCACGCTGCTGAGAGACCATGAGATCCGTGCCAGCCTCACCAAACACTTTGGGCTGCTGGAGACCGCCCTGGAGGAGGAAGACCTGGCCTCCTGCAAGAGCCCTGAGTATGACACTGTCTTTgaagacagcagcagcagcagcggcgagAGCAGCTTCCtcccagaggaggaagaggaagaaggggaggaggaggaggaggacaatgAAGAAGAGGACTCAGGGGTCAGCCCCACTTGCTCCGACCACTGTCCCTACCAGAGCCCACCAAGCAAGGCCAACCGGCAGCTCTGTTCCCGCAGCCGCTCAAGCTCTGGCTCTTCACCCTGCCACTCCTGGTCACCAGCCACTCGAAGGAACTTCAG ATGTGAGAGCAGAGGGCCGTGTTCAGACAGAACGCCAAGCATCCGGCACGCCAGGAAGCGGCGGGAAAAGGCCATT GGTGAAGGCCGCGTGGTGTACATTCAAAATCTCTCCAGCGACATGAGCTCCCGAGAGCTGAAGAGGCGCTTTGAAGTGTTTGGTGAGATTGAGGAGTGCGAGGTGCTGACGAGAAATAGGAG AGGCGAGAAGTACGGCTTCATCACCTACCGGTGTTCTGAGCACGCGGCCCTCTCTTTGACAAAGGGCGCTGCCCTGAGGAAGCGCAACGAGCCCTCCTTCCAGCTGAGCTACGGAGGGCTCCGGCACTTCTGCTGGCCCAGATACACTGACTACG ATTCCAATTCAGAAGAGGCCCTTCCTGCGTCAGGGAAAAGCAAGTATGAAGCCATGGATTTTGACAGCTTACTGAAAGAGGCCCAGCAGAGCCTGCATTGA
- the PPARGC1B gene encoding peroxisome proliferator-activated receptor gamma coactivator 1-beta isoform X3, which translates to MAGNDCGALLDEELSSFFLNYLADTQGGGSGEEQLYADFPELDLSQLDASDFDSATCFGELQWCPENSETEPNQYSPDDSELFQIDSENEALLAELTKTLDDIPEDDVGLAAFPALDGGDALSCTSASPAPSSAPPSPAPEKPSAPAPEVDELSLADSTQDKKAPVTQSQSRSCTELHKHLTSAQCCLQDRGLQPPCLQSPRLPAKEDKEPGEDCPSPQPAPASPRDSLALGRADPGAPVSQEDMQAMVQLIRYMHTYCLPQRKLPPQTPEPLPKACSNPSQQVRSRPWSRHHSKASWAEFSILRELLAQDVLCDVSKPYRLATPVYASLTPRSRPRPPKDSQASPGRPSSVEEVRIAASPKSTGPRPSLRPLRLEVKREVRRPARLQQQEEEDEEEEEEEEEEEKEEEEEWGRKRPGRGLPWTKLGRKLESSVCPVRRSRRLNPELGPWLTFADEPLVPSEPQGALPSLCLAPKAYDVERELGSPTDEDSGQDQQLLRGPQIPALESPCESGCGDMDEDPSCPQLPPRDSPRCLMLALSQSDPTFGKKSFEQTLTVELCGTAGLTPPTTPPYKPTEEDPFKPDIKHSLGKEIALSLPSPEGLSLKATPGAAHKLPKKHPERSELLSHLRHATAQPASQAGRKRPFSCSFGDHDYCQVLRPEGVLQRKVLRSWEPSGVHLEDWPQQDAPRAEAQAPGREEDRSCDAGAPPKDSTLLRDHEIRASLTKHFGLLETALEEEDLASCKSPEYDTVFEDSSSSSGESSFLPEEEEEEGEEEEEDNEEEDSGVSPTCSDHCPYQSPPSKANRQLCSRSRSSSGSSPCHSWSPATRRNFRCESRGPCSDRTPSIRHARKRREKAIGEGRVVYIQNLSSDMSSRELKRRFEVFGEIEECEVLTRNRRGEKYGFITYRCSEHAALSLTKGAALRKRNEPSFQLSYGGLRHFCWPRYTDYDSNSEEALPASGKSKYEAMDFDSLLKEAQQSLH; encoded by the exons GGTGGAGGGTCCGGGGAGGAGCAACTCTATGCTGACTTTCCAGAACTCGACCTCTCCCAGCTGGATGCCAGCGACTTTGACTCGGCCACCTGCTTTGGGGAGCTGCAGTGGTGCCCAGAGAACTCAGAGACTGAACCCAACCAGTACAGCCCCGATGACTCCGAGCTCTTCCAG ATTGACAGTGAGAATGAGGCCCTCCTGGCAGAGCTCACCAAGACCCTGGATGACATCCCTGAAGATGACGTGGGTCTGGCTGCCTTCCCAGCCCTGGATGGTGGAGACGCTCTATCATGCACCTCAGCTTCGCCTGCCCCCTCATCTGCaccccccagccctgccccggAGAAGCCCTCGGCCCCAGCCCCTGAGGTAGACGAGCTCTCACTG gCGGACAGCACCCAAGACAAGAAGGCTCCCGTGACGCAGTCTCAGAGCCGAAGTTGTACAGAACTACATAAGCACCTCACCTCGGCACAGTGCTGCTTGCAGGATCGGGGTCTGCAGCCACCATGCCTCCAGAGTCCCCGGCTCCCTGCCAAGGAGGACAAGGAGCCGGGTGAGGACTGCCCGAGCCCCCAGCCAGCTCCAGCCTCTCCCCGGGACTCCCTAGCTCTGGGCAGGGCAGACCCCGGTGCCCCGGTTTCCCAGGAAGACATGCAGGCGATGGTGCAACTCATACGCTACATGCACACCTACTGCCTCCCCCAGAGGAAGCTGCCCCCACAGACCCCTGAGCCACTCCCCAAGGCCTGCAGCAACCCCTCCCAGCAGGTCAGATCCCGGCCCTGGTCCCGGCACCACTCCAAAGCCTCCTGGGCTGAGTTCTCCATTCTGAGGGAACTTCTGGCTCAAGACGTGCTCTGTGATGTCAGCAAACCCTACCGTCTGGCCACGCCTGTTTATGCCTCCCTCACACCTCGGTCAAGGCCCAGGCCCCCCAAAGACAGTCAGGCCTCCCCTGGTCGCCCATCCTCGGTGGAGGAGGTAAGGATCGCAGCTTCACCCAAGAGCACCGGGCCCAGACCAAGCCTGCGCCCACTGCGGCTGGAGGTGAAAAGGGAGGTCCGCCGGCCTGCCAGActgcagcagcaggaggaggaagacgaggaagaagaggaggaggaagaggaagaagaaaaagaggaggaggaggagtggggcaGGAAAAGGCCAGGCCGAGGCCTGCCATGGACGAAGCTGGGGAGGAAGCTGGAGAGCTCTGTGTGCCCCGTGCGGCGTTCTCGGAGACTGAACCCTGAGCTGGGCCCCTGGCTGACATTTGCAGATGAGCCGCTGGTCCCCTCGGAGCCCCAAGGTGCTCTGccctcactgtgcctggctcccaAGGCCTACGATGTAGAGCGGGAGCTAGGCAGCCCCACGGACGAGGACAGTGGCCAAGACCAGCAGCTCCTACGGGGACCCCAGATCCCTGCCCTGGAGAGCCCCTGTGAGAGTGggtgtggggacatggatgaggaCCCCAGCTGCCCGCAGCTCCCTCCCAGAG aCTCTCCCAGGTGCCTCATGCTGGCCTTGTCACAAAG CGACCCAACTTTTGGCAAGAAGAGCTTTGAGCAGACCTTGACAGTGGAGCTCTGTGGCACAGCAG GACTCACCCCACCCACCACACCACCGTACAAGCCCACAGAGGAGGATCCCTTCAAACCGGACATCAAGCATAGTCTAGGCAAAGAAATAGCtctcagcctcccctcccctgAGGGCCTCTCACTCAAGGCCACCCCAGGGGCTGCCCACAAGCTGCCAAAGAAGCACCCGGAGCGGAGTGAGCTCCTGTCCCACCTGCGACATGCCACAGCCCAGCCAGCCTCCCAGGCTGGCCGGAAGCGTCCCTTCTCCTGTTCCTTTGGAGACCATGACTACTGCCAGGTGCTCCGACCAGAAGGCGTCCTGCAAAGGAAGGTGCTGAGGTCCTGGGAGCCGTCTGGGGTTCACCTTGAGGACTGGCCCCAGCAGGATGCCCCTCGGGCTGAGGCACAGGCCCCTGGCAGGGAGGAAGACAGAAGCTGTGATGCTGGCGCCCCACCCAAGGACAGCACGCTGCTGAGAGACCATGAGATCCGTGCCAGCCTCACCAAACACTTTGGGCTGCTGGAGACCGCCCTGGAGGAGGAAGACCTGGCCTCCTGCAAGAGCCCTGAGTATGACACTGTCTTTgaagacagcagcagcagcagcggcgagAGCAGCTTCCtcccagaggaggaagaggaagaaggggaggaggaggaggaggacaatgAAGAAGAGGACTCAGGGGTCAGCCCCACTTGCTCCGACCACTGTCCCTACCAGAGCCCACCAAGCAAGGCCAACCGGCAGCTCTGTTCCCGCAGCCGCTCAAGCTCTGGCTCTTCACCCTGCCACTCCTGGTCACCAGCCACTCGAAGGAACTTCAG ATGTGAGAGCAGAGGGCCGTGTTCAGACAGAACGCCAAGCATCCGGCACGCCAGGAAGCGGCGGGAAAAGGCCATT GGTGAAGGCCGCGTGGTGTACATTCAAAATCTCTCCAGCGACATGAGCTCCCGAGAGCTGAAGAGGCGCTTTGAAGTGTTTGGTGAGATTGAGGAGTGCGAGGTGCTGACGAGAAATAGGAG AGGCGAGAAGTACGGCTTCATCACCTACCGGTGTTCTGAGCACGCGGCCCTCTCTTTGACAAAGGGCGCTGCCCTGAGGAAGCGCAACGAGCCCTCCTTCCAGCTGAGCTACGGAGGGCTCCGGCACTTCTGCTGGCCCAGATACACTGACTACG ATTCCAATTCAGAAGAGGCCCTTCCTGCGTCAGGGAAAAGCAAGTATGAAGCCATGGATTTTGACAGCTTACTGAAAGAGGCCCAGCAGAGCCTGCATTGA